tattttatttcctataaattgcgactttttatctcataattcatgcttttctgacttttttctcagaattgtgagataaaaatatatttacctttattttatcTTACTGTAGAAATAAGCTTCTACAGGGTTCCCACACCTTCTGATCAATATATTTATGTCttttactaaaaaaattaaaaaaaattagaaaataacaaggtttaagtaaataaaatgactaaaatagtaaaataaaattacaatttatgttaactacaacaaaaaaaatgtaaaaaggctaaaactaaatataaatatttaaaaatgtaaaataaaattagattttaGAAGTTTTCTtggcaaataactgaaataattaGATTTAAGCTGAAgtattaaattaactaaaaatgtggtgttattgttaaaaacaattatgtttttttttcttgcgatGACAACCTATATCTAATAAACGTTTTTCTATTTCATTTCCTATTAATTGCGATGTTTTGTCTCAGAAttcatgcatttctgactttttttttctcagaattgtgagataaaatatatttatcttttttatattttatactattGTAGAAATAAGTTTCCAAAGGAATTCCCACACCTTCTGATCAATATCAATTTCTAAGCAATTAGATTACAGAAAAACTTATACTGTTGCATATTCATAAAACTAAATAAGACTTTTCCAAGCATGAAAATCAAATCCCACTCATATTTTAAAACCTGAAATACTTGAATTTAAAGAGAAACTACCACActagtttttctttttctttgcaaTAACCTTCATAAAACTGCTAAAATCTGAAAAAGTAGCACACAAAATAACATTGCGTTACGACagaaaacttttttgtttttttttggtgtaGATTTATTGTGCTATGTACAAAATAAAAGTGCCAGGTAAAACAGCAAATGTTTAAAACTTGTCAGGATGAAGCTCCATCTCCTTTTTGATTCTGTTCTCCACCAGAAGTGCTAGATTTGAGTCCGTCATGGGTAGATTGTAACTTACAAACACCTGTTTCTTTGTCTTCTTTGCTGAAAAGAAAGAGAGAAGTTAGAAAACCAGTTAAAGTTGTAAATGATTAGTTAAAGCAGGTCTTACTGAGTCTCTGTGCAAGAGAGCTTGGTGTCGTGTCTGACGTGTCGCCTAGAACCAGAGTGGACAGAGGCATTGAATcctgggaaaaaacaaacaaacacatgatATTGACATTTTCATGATAGAGATACTTTCATACGTGAACCATCAGGCTTAAAATACAATGCATTATCATATTaagtattttaaatgttaagaatACTTTGTATACCTTGTAAAATTGTTACAAGACAAAATTAAATTGATATGGTTAGAtcaaaataactggtttctataaATCAAATGATACACTTTGTTACAAAAATAGACTTAACATATTTAGAAATGGTAAATACaaccatcaacttttaaaatgtgctaaaactaaatataaatatttaaaaatgtaaaaaaaatattagataaGTTTCCTTggcaaataattaaaataattcgaTTTGAGCTAAGCTTGTATTAAAttaactaaaacagaaataaacactgctaaaaaaatattgtgaataaCTTAAGTTTAAGTGTTACATTTACTAAAACtacaatgaaaataaattaaagctaaatagaaatagaaaagtGACAAAAGCATAAACCAAATTTAAACAAGTTTAAATAAATCTGAAACTAAATATTcattttagatgaaaaaaaataataataataataaaaaaaaaaaaaaaaaagtttccttggcaaataactgaaataattaGATTTAAGCTAAAGTATTAAATTaactaaaagtaaattaaaaagtaaattaaagcataaaacaaaatgaccaaaatttattgttattgttattattaaaataaataaaacactgaaataaatttaagctaaataaacataaaattgaaggaaaataaataaatagaattaaaacaaacttaaacaataaaaaaactgtttaaataaagtgtaaataaaatataaatgttaggtGAAAAACTTAATGTTTAAACTGTTAAGAAATATTGTGAATAACTTAAGTTTAAGTATTAGATTTACttaactaaaaaaaagaaaagaaaaaaaaaagaaagttaaatAGACAAAACAAAATACCTAAAACTACTAAGATTCAACTAAAATTAACTGTTTAAATAAATCTGAaactaaatatacattttttagataaaaaaaaatgtaaaaaacaaacaaaaatagaaaagttTCCTTGGCAAATAACTGAAATGATTAGATTTAAgctaaagtattaaaataaataaaacactgaaataaatttaagctaaataaacataaaaatgaaggaaaataaataaataaaattaaaacaaacctaaacaataaaaaactgtttaaataaagtgtaaataaaatataaatgttagatGAA
The window above is part of the Garra rufa chromosome 13, GarRuf1.0, whole genome shotgun sequence genome. Proteins encoded here:
- the LOC141283847 gene encoding proteasome assembly chaperone 4-like — its product is METVVNGDCGAQAPVESITVHDFSEKILEHVVHFHVMKLSGGFFLWIGSNPVLSNLALAVNSKLDSMPLSTLVLGDTSDTTPSSLAQRLTKKTKKQVFVSYNLPMTDSNLALLVENRIKKEMELHPDKF